Below is a window of Lepisosteus oculatus isolate fLepOcu1 chromosome 8, fLepOcu1.hap2, whole genome shotgun sequence DNA.
ATCAAAACAGGGACATCAAAAAGAAAGTTCCAGGTCGCTAGGCTTCCAGCTCTCCCTTGTGTTACACACAGGTAAAACCAAACTCCTGCACACTGCCCATATCAACTCACCGACACTAGCTCAATCTCCTCTTCGACACATCTAAACACGCAGAGAGAACACACAGACATGTAGGGCAGGTGCTACCATACCATCATTTCACTTGAATAAAATAAGTTAATCATAGAATTTGCTTGTAAACGAGATTCATTGCACAGGAAAGGCCATTCCATACCAAACCAGGACAGGAGTATCATTATGATTGAAATTAGAATGAAAACAAGTGCACTGAGCTCTCTGCCTTCCAGTAGAGACTGCCTTACATACAGTAAGGTTTGTCATGCAGATCAATGCCGTGTATCCACAAAACCTACAAAATCAAACTCTCTCAAAAGTAAGAGTGTCTTATCTtggtaagggaaaaaaaattaccAGTGCTGGATTCAAAATTGTAATGAATTACTCGGTCTGTGTCAACAAGTGTCATATCATTTTCTAAGAAGTATCTACTATCATGTTGGTCACAGCTTGAATAATGAAGGCTACAATTATCTTTAACAGCGAATAAACTGCTTAATCCCTTCAACAcagccctacacacacacacactcactccctTTTCACAGAGAATCCAGCCACCCCCTGCCCCACCCCCGGCCCTGGACTCACCCTGTCGAAGTGGTTGAAGGATGCCCTGAACTCGTTCATCTGGTCCTGGCTGATGCCCTTGGCGTCGCGCGTGAGGATCTGGTTCTCAATCTCGTTGATGGTGCGAGCGATGGTGGTCAGGAGCTGCTCCCAGCCCACGCGGATGTGCTGGTGGGAAAGAGGCAGAGCACAAGGGTTCAGCAGTGGGGGAAACTCCTGCATTTCACCACAGTCTGTGACATCAAGAttacaaaagagaggaggcaATTTGGCTCATCAAGCCTGTGTGGTAGTTATTagttaactgatccaaggatctcatccagctgtttcttgaaagaaactagGGTATCAGCTACAACCACAtagctgggtagtttgttccatactcccacaaccctttgggaaaacaagtgccttctgttctcactttaaaatacattttcacataGTTACCACTTGTGTCCTCGgctttgtgtttcatcttttattttgacAAAGTCCATTGATTTTGCCTTCCCTTTGAGGATTCTGACTACTTGTATCAGCTCCCCTCattgtcttctctgttcagcatTAAACAGCTTCAATTACTTCAGGCTGTCAGTGTaggatatatgtatatgtaaaaCATTTCTTACCTATTTCATGTTCATACATGTTTAACTAGAAGCTGATATAAAGGCAAAATGAATATGTACATATTTGTATGTGTATTTAGCCGAGACCCCAAAGTTGTGTGTCTGCATTTAGGTCTCTAGAATTTCCCTATAAATAAGACAGCATAATGGCACATATCACTCTTTAATGTGTCCATATATTCAGTTATTTATGTAAAGGTAGAGGCACGCAGGTGTGTGCAAGTATGTGTTGGCTTGTACGTATCTTATCTCTGCAAAACGGACAGTATAAATCATTGGATTGCACTTATAGTGCATTATAATGTActctggttgtttttaatatATGTTAAAATTAGCCGAATAGAATGGATTTATAGTAACcttcatgcacagcttaaatcatttttgtgtaAATTAAATCCCGAGGTACACAATTACCTGGTGGTTTCATCTGCAGCTTTGGAGAATGAATGGAATTTGGCTAGAGTGCTCTCAGATCACGAAAGTTTGCCACAGTCCTCTTTGCCATGTTATAGGAAACGAGTTGGTGTTGAGATACAAGTTGTGAGAATCCATGAAAAGAGCTACACAACTTTCATACCTCCATGGTGTAATTGGTGTGCTTGTTGTCAAAAATGAGGGCTTCCTGAATGAGCTGGTGGTCTCCCTCCAGCTGGTCAATCTTTGGCTTGTAGTTGATTATGCTCTTCTCGTACTGGCGCAGGTGGTTGAGCTGGTCCTCCAGCGTGCCATGCATCTCGATGGAAATGCGCCCGATCTCCTACATGGAACAAGACATTGGCTGTCAAAACCCTTAGCAGCCATGCTCAGGAAACCTATACTATCTCAATTCCATTTCCCTTAATctagaaggaaaataaataaagctgtATATCATACACAGTTTTATATGGTCAGTCGTGTCCTGTATCCTCTCTCAAATTTCAGTTTTAGTTTGGTATACCTTGGTCTCTATTTTGTCATATGCCTCCCATCAGATGTCTCATAGGAGAGGGATCAATGCCTGTATCCGCCTAATGGGGGACTGTGCAATCCTACATTTCACTACAGGCGTCCAGGAAGAAGCAATCAGGCTCACCTCCATCTTGGTCTGGATCCATGGCCCAATGACATTGGCCTGGTTGGCGAACTGTTTCCGCAGGCGTTCGTTATTCTGCTGCCGGGTATGCTCTTCTATCAGAGCCTGGTCCCTCTGAGGTACCAGCTGTCGGACCTGTCAGGGCAGAAGCAGGGGTAAGGGAATTGGGCATAGATACACATGTGTACACAGgaacaaacacatacagtactgaattGCAGAGAGTCAGTTAAACTACAAAGGGGTAGGCAAGGTTAATATTGATTTAGCTCACAAGCCATTGATACAATTCCTGTaatacacaggcacacacaggcCTGGACGCTGCAGTACCTTATCCCACTTGGTGTTGATCTCCTGGGGGTTGATTGTGGTGTAGGGGTTGGTGCCAGCCATGTTGACATGGTAGGTCTGGACAATCTTGCTGACCTCATTGTGGATGCCCAGAATGGCCTGACGCTCCTTGTCTGCCTCAGGCAGTGTGGCCTTGAACTGGTCATGAGCTGTGCTGAGCCCCTGAAACCAACACCAAACTCACGTAAATTTCGCCCCTTGACATACGCTCTGCGATTTCCTTGGTTTGGAAGAGACCCCCTAACTCACCTGGATCTCCTCAATGGTGTGGACAATGAAAGTGTCCTGCAGATCCTCCATCGCCCCTTCCATCCAGTTGTTGAATGGCGCCGCCCTTTTGGCAAACTCCAGGTACAGCTGGTCAATGGTCTCCAGAAGCTTCTCGGTTCTCTACAAAAGTGAAATATGTCAGAAGGGCAGaatctgctttttttcccccctataTCAACTTGTTTGATAGTGTGGGCAATGAAAACATTCTGCAGGCTCTCCAACTCATTCAAGAAAACCACTGTATCTGGAGGAAAGCTTAAGGCAGCCACAGCCATCTCCAAAAAACTTGCTAAGTACCCTAAGAATTTAGGATATGAACTCTTGCGTCACATAATACAGTAACTGGGGAAAAAGGTGGATAGTTTTAAAATGGCCTCACCTGCAAGGCCTCACTGCGCTTCTGGGTCAGAGACCCCAGAGAGTCCCACTGGTCACAGATGCGCTGACAGCGGGCGTTGACACTGGGAGAGTCATAATAGTCCAGCTCACtacagaaagaaacatgttagGATAAAAATAATCAGTTAAGCAGGACAAAAGCAATCCAGCACAATACACCGCATCAACCATTGCTGCATCAGGAACAACCACAGGAAAGCAGTTTCTTAAAGAACtctgtttaaatgaaaataccttTAGGTCTGGAAGTAATAAAATAACATGCTGCTGAAATTTGCTaagggttgagaaaacaaaagggTTTATCAGCAGTGAATTTAtaggttaaaaaaatgaaaggtatGACCACAGGGTTATCCAGCTCTTACTTGAGCTCCTGTGCAATGGCGGCTATCTGCTCGACTCTGTCCTGGTGAGCAGCCAGGTCGCTTTCGAAAGCTTCATGTTTCTTAAGCAGAGCTTTGATCTCGGACAGGGAGGCAGTCTCATAATCCTTCTGCTGCAGCATGTCCTCCTTGCCTGGAGAGGGAGCCAGATCACACAGCTGTTAGGTCTATAGCCTTGAAACTCAGTATTCTCATTCTCCAATAATGCAGGTGTTGCAATACTAATGTTTGCATCATAATATTCTGAAAAGGAAACTTGGTTTACTCCCCTCAATTTTCTGTAATCCAAGCTTCTGCTTTTGAATGTGTACAAATATTTCAAGAAGGCAGACAGAAATCACTAGGGCCCTGGTCACCTTTAACACCCCCTTCAGGAATAACTTGAAACCCAAGAGTTACAACACTGCTTAGCTAAAAAAGGTATTACTGTGAAACACTTTGGAAAGTAATGTTCATATGCAAAGCGCAAATGTAAATGTAACTTGCAAGCATACTTGCATTTATAACACATTTGTAAAACCAGCCTCTTCATCGTAGTTTGCAAAAGGAGAAGAAGCTCTTTGTAATGGGAATTCAATGTGAAACATTTAGATTCTCCTAAATTTGCATCCTGGATGACTGATTAACACACTTCATAACCTCACCGTTCTTATCATGAAGAAACCTGCGCCAGCTTTATGTGGTAGCATGATACATGAAGAAGTTTTGAATGGTCgattaaaatgaagaatttcatgactgAGATCTCGGTCGGTGCAGTTAACTCTTGCACACGCACGGCACACATTTATTGATGAACAAGCTGTACCTTCGGTCCAGGCCTCGTGGATGGTCGCTTTCTGCCTGAACTTCTCAGCCAGGTGATCGAGTCTCTCCAGCCTGCGGATTTCGTTGAGCAGCCACTCCTCATAGCCCTTCTCTGCCTGCTCCAGCCCTCCCCAGGCGTTATTAATGTCCTGGAAAGGAAACCAAAGCAGTTGGTGTCGTGCTTCTCCCAGAGGGGCACCTGTGTGGGGTTGAGGGAGAGCATACTCACAGACACCATGCGGCCTTCGGAGGGCATGAAGGCAGGTCTGTTGCTGAGGCGCAGCTTGGTCTGCAGGGTGTTGAAGTTGATCTCCAGCTGGCACTTTTCCTGGACCTTGGGGGGCTTGTGGAGCCTCCTGTAGTCCCGGAAGTCCTCCAGCTTCTGTTGCATGGCTTGCATCGTGTTCTCCGGGGCTCGGTTCTCCAGCCATGGGATGGTGCGTCTGATCCACTCGAGCAGCTGAGTAATTTTCGGGAGGGGGTGGGTTGATCATGTTAACGAGGGAAGACATGAGACAGTGTGCCAAAGTTAGCATGAGAAAGAGGGCAgaggctgtgtgtgagagacgcAGGAGAGACAGAAATGTAACGGTGTAGTTGGGGAGGAAGGGACTGTGGGATAACCAACATCAGGGTACAGCAGAGCCAGGATATCTGCAGGTGTTCATCCCAACTTGGCTCTTCAGCTCCATCACCTGGTTATCAACTTAATGTAAACAGCTTTTCCCAGCTCCAAAATAGGTGTACTTTTTGCACTACAGTTCTGGATCTTGAACTTTTTAGGAAGGTGTCCTCATGACTCTTGCTAAACCAAAGTTTAGGACCAGGGTGATCAATCCTGGTACTGGAGGCTCCAGGGTGTCAcagtttcattccagctgagctcttaacAACATTAAGAAGCTCATGATTGGATTAATACTTAATGGGACCAACTGAACTGAACTTCTCACAGCTCATCAGGTCCTGGTGCTTTGGGGAGatctagaaaacctgcagacacactggctctcCAAGACCTGGACTGTTCACTAGAATAAAGACTAGAACATCTGACTTTTCTGACGGAGGAAGAGTCAGAGAAAACTGGATGGAACCTTAAGAAGGAAAGTGGGCAGGTGGTTGCCCTTCAGGAGAGAGACGGTAAGACTACTTTACTCCTGGAAACAAGTTGTATAAAAGAGTGGTACTCTGAGGCCAAAAAAGCGCAAAGTAAATGCAGCTGACATCACCATACATTCACAGAGGTAAAGGCAGAGAAGACATATGCAGAATTAATTGAATGCAGGGTGATGAACTGTTGAAGACTGTCCACTCACATCGCTGGCCAGCTTCTCATAGTCCTCCATCAGCTGCTCGTTCTCCTGGTTGACTGCCAGCACCTTGCAGATCCGATTGGCTGCCGTCTCGGCCTGGGGGACAGAGGCAGAAGGATTAAATGGTCAAGCAAGGCACTGGAATTCTCCTAGGCTTGTAACAAGTCTTATTAGCCAGTCAATTccagtctttttttaataagtcATTTTACTTTGGCTTCCGATTCTGAATAATCcataattatttctttaaacaagGAATATCCCTCAAGAGAGAGATAAAAGTTGCATATTTCCCAAAGTATTGCTGAGGACAAGGATTTTGTGCTTCTGTCcctggagatacagtaaatatgggGCACCTTGCTTTTGCCttctatttcttttcttttaaaaaaaaagaaacagctctttctgaaagaacaaagaacagggtgatTTTGTAATAGTAAACGTTCAATAACCAACTgttcttttcttcatttttagcCATAGGAAAAGCAAGTAATTTCCtttagtagcagcagtaacgcATCTGTAACTTAACAACCTGTatacttttatttaataataataataaaaacaagtgCATCTACGGACAGAATCTCAATTTTTGCCAACAAATGGGCAAATACGGATAGAAAAACCAAGATTTGTAAAATCTGTCAAACTTGATCACACAAGTGCAGCCAACATGTACGGTGGATAtgaaaagtctacacacccttattgaaatggCAAGTTTTTGTAatgataaatcatgtcagacatttttccatctttaatgtgaccttgcaactaACAAAAttcaagtgaaaaacaaattactaggaaaattaattgaaattaaaaaaacctacaacaccctggttgcataagcGTGCACTCCTCCCCGCCTCaactaatactttgtggaaacaccttttgcatttattacagcagtaagtcTTTGTGAATAAGTCTCTATCAAACTTTGCACACCTGGACTTTGCAATTGTATCCCTTTTTGttgcaaaaaagttcaagctCCTTCACATTGCGAGGGGATCTCCTGTGCACTATATTTTCTatgggattgaggtctgggctctgactgggccattccaagactttaatcttccttttctgaagccattccttggttgagctggatgtgtgctttgGGTAGTTGGAAGTTGAAATTCCTTTTCATCTTCAGCTTTCTAACAGAGGCCAGCAGGTCTTGTGCCAAAATATCTTGATATTTGGAGCTAGTCATTATCCCATCTTGACTAGAGCCTctgtcccagctgaagagaagcagccccaaagcatgatgcttccactaccatgcttcacagtaggTATTGTGTTCTTCGGATGATGAGCTGTGCTGTCTTTCCACAAAACAGATCTTTTAGAATTAAGGCCAAAAAGTTCACCCTGTGTCTCATCAGATCATAAGATATTTTCCCACATGTTTAAGGGTgactgaatgtattttttttccaaactttaCATGGGTttggatgttcttttttgtgagaaatggcttCTGTCTTGCCACCCTACCCCATAGCCCAGACATGTGCAGAATACGGGAGATTGTTGTCACATGCAAGGAGTGACCAATACCTGCCAGAaattcctgcagctcctttaatgtTTCTGTAGGCTCTTGGTAGCCTCCCTGATACGTTTTCTCATTGTCCTGTCATCAACTTTGGAGGGTTGTCCTGATCTTGTCAATGTCCCTGTGGTGCCACATTTTCTCCACTTATCGATAGTCTCCACAGACCATGCTCCATGGTACATCCAATgcctttgatattcttttataGCCCTCTCCTGATCGGTACCTTTCAACAATAAGATCCTGTAAATGTTTTGTCAGCTCCTTGCGGACCATGGCTATCCCAGTCGGATGCAACCACGAAAGTTTCAAGAAAATCCTacaggaacagctgatttttatttggggtTAATCACTTTCATTGACGGCAGGTGTATGCTACTTACCTTTGGACATGATTCTGAATGTGATTGGTTAACTCTGAACACAGCTACAGCCCCCATtataaaagggtgtgcacacttatgcaaccagggtgttgtaggttttttcatttcaattatttttcctaataattatctatttgtttttctcttgaattttgtggTTGCAACGTCATATTAAAGATgggaaaatgtctgacatgactTGTCCTGAAatctggctttacatcacaaaaacctgcaattttaaTAAGGATGTGTAGacattttatatccactgtaacTAATTGTCTAAACATTTCCATGAACTGCTATACTGATGAAGcaaaactttgtgttttatATAGGGATCTGTAAAATTAATAGTGTTTTATGAGGTACAAATGTACACAGGTTCTCAGCATTTGTTTTCAGGGCTGCATCTTGGCATTTTCTAGGTGAGCGACAAaacaactgttttgttttcagaaacaacTCTTTCTCCTTAAAGTTTATGCTCTAAACCTACAGATTACATACAGGATATGGCTGTTTGGTACAATGCACCACAGCAACTTTCAACCTCAACCTGACTAAGAACGGCctgattacattttcaaaacagctcAAATGTTGTAATCTAATGCTAAAACTGTAAGGAACTGTTTTGCATACATCTTGCACTGGTATGAAAGACAGTGGTTAACAGTGCCATTTCCCTTAAACTAAGGTCTATGCTTTTTGAAACACCCTTGAAGCTAAGCATAACTTAAGAGGACACCGAAGATAGTAAATCTTGGGGTATTCAGTTTGAGcttcatattttagattttggagAAATTTGCAAGATAAAGCTTTAAGAGCACAAATTACTTGATTTTGATTAAAGAA
It encodes the following:
- the actn1 gene encoding alpha-actinin-1 isoform X2, which translates into the protein MDHYDGEENTDYRQQEDDWDRDLLLDPAWEKQQRKTFTAWCNSHLRKAGTQIENIEEDFRDGLKLMLLLEVISGERLAKPERGKMRVHKISNVNKALDFIASKGVKLVSIGAEEIVDGNAKMTLGMIWTIILRFAIQDISVEETSAKEGLLLWCQRKTAPYKNVNIQNFHISWKDGLGFCALIHRHRPELIDYGKLRKDDPMTNLNTAFDVAEKYLDIPKMLDAEDIISTLRPDEKAIMTYVSCYYHAFSGKQKAETAANRICKVLAVNQENEQLMEDYEKLASDLLEWIRRTIPWLENRAPENTMQAMQQKLEDFRDYRRLHKPPKVQEKCQLEINFNTLQTKLRLSNRPAFMPSEGRMVSDINNAWGGLEQAEKGYEEWLLNEIRRLERLDHLAEKFRQKATIHEAWTEGKEDMLQQKDYETASLSEIKALLKKHEAFESDLAAHQDRVEQIAAIAQELNELDYYDSPSVNARCQRICDQWDSLGSLTQKRSEALQRTEKLLETIDQLYLEFAKRAAPFNNWMEGAMEDLQDTFIVHTIEEIQGLSTAHDQFKATLPEADKERQAILGIHNEVSKIVQTYHVNMAGTNPYTTINPQEINTKWDKVRQLVPQRDQALIEEHTRQQNNERLRKQFANQANVIGPWIQTKMEEIGRISIEMHGTLEDQLNHLRQYEKSIINYKPKIDQLEGDHQLIQEALIFDNKHTNYTMEHIRVGWEQLLTTIARTINEIENQILTRDAKGISQDQMNEFRASFNHFDRDHSGTLGAEEFKACLISLGFDIANDAQGEAEFARIMSIVDPNRLGVITFQAFIDFMSRETADTDTADQVMASFKVLAGDKNYILADELRRELPPDQAEYCIARMAPYTGPDAVPGALDYMSFSTALYGESDL
- the actn1 gene encoding alpha-actinin-1 isoform X3, which translates into the protein MDHYDGEENTDYRQQEDDWDRDLLLDPAWEKQQRKTFTAWCNSHLRKAGTQIENIEEDFRDGLKLMLLLEVISGERLAKPERGKMRVHKISNVNKALDFIASKGVKLVSIGAEEIVDGNAKMTLGMIWTIILRFAIQDISVEETSAKEGLLLWCQRKTAPYKNVNIQNFHISWKDGLGFCALIHRHRPELIDYGKLRKDDPMTNLNTAFDVAEKYLDIPKMLDAEDIVGTARPDEKAIMTYVSSFYHAFSGAQKAETAANRICKVLAVNQENEQLMEDYEKLASDLLEWIRRTIPWLENRAPENTMQAMQQKLEDFRDYRRLHKPPKVQEKCQLEINFNTLQTKLRLSNRPAFMPSEGRMVSDINNAWGGLEQAEKGYEEWLLNEIRRLERLDHLAEKFRQKATIHEAWTEGKEDMLQQKDYETASLSEIKALLKKHEAFESDLAAHQDRVEQIAAIAQELNELDYYDSPSVNARCQRICDQWDSLGSLTQKRSEALQRTEKLLETIDQLYLEFAKRAAPFNNWMEGAMEDLQDTFIVHTIEEIQGLSTAHDQFKATLPEADKERQAILGIHNEVSKIVQTYHVNMAGTNPYTTINPQEINTKWDKVRQLVPQRDQALIEEHTRQQNNERLRKQFANQANVIGPWIQTKMEEIGRISIEMHGTLEDQLNHLRQYEKSIINYKPKIDQLEGDHQLIQEALIFDNKHTNYTMEHIRVGWEQLLTTIARTINEIENQILTRDAKGISQDQMNEFRASFNHFDRKRTGIMDAEDFRTCLISMGYNLGEAEFARIMSIVDPNRLGVITFQAFIDFMSRETADTDTADQVMASFKVLAGDKNYILADELRRELPPDQAEYCIARMAPYTGPDAVPGALDYMSFSTALYGESDL
- the actn1 gene encoding alpha-actinin-1 isoform X1 gives rise to the protein MDHYDGEENTDYRQQEDDWDRDLLLDPAWEKQQRKTFTAWCNSHLRKAGTQIENIEEDFRDGLKLMLLLEVISGERLAKPERGKMRVHKISNVNKALDFIASKGVKLVSIGAEEIVDGNAKMTLGMIWTIILRFAIQDISVEETSAKEGLLLWCQRKTAPYKNVNIQNFHISWKDGLGFCALIHRHRPELIDYGKLRKDDPMTNLNTAFDVAEKYLDIPKMLDAEDIVGTARPDEKAIMTYVSSFYHAFSGAQKAETAANRICKVLAVNQENEQLMEDYEKLASDLLEWIRRTIPWLENRAPENTMQAMQQKLEDFRDYRRLHKPPKVQEKCQLEINFNTLQTKLRLSNRPAFMPSEGRMVSDINNAWGGLEQAEKGYEEWLLNEIRRLERLDHLAEKFRQKATIHEAWTEGKEDMLQQKDYETASLSEIKALLKKHEAFESDLAAHQDRVEQIAAIAQELNELDYYDSPSVNARCQRICDQWDSLGSLTQKRSEALQRTEKLLETIDQLYLEFAKRAAPFNNWMEGAMEDLQDTFIVHTIEEIQGLSTAHDQFKATLPEADKERQAILGIHNEVSKIVQTYHVNMAGTNPYTTINPQEINTKWDKVRQLVPQRDQALIEEHTRQQNNERLRKQFANQANVIGPWIQTKMEEIGRISIEMHGTLEDQLNHLRQYEKSIINYKPKIDQLEGDHQLIQEALIFDNKHTNYTMEHIRVGWEQLLTTIARTINEIENQILTRDAKGISQDQMNEFRASFNHFDRDHSGTLGAEEFKACLISLGFDIANDAQGEAEFARIMSIVDPNRLGVITFQAFIDFMSRETADTDTADQVMASFKVLAGDKNYILADELRRELPPDQAEYCIARMAPYTGPDAVPGALDYMSFSTALYGESDL
- the actn1 gene encoding alpha-actinin-1 isoform X4, which produces MDHYDGEENTDYRQQEDDWDRDLLLDPAWEKQQRKTFTAWCNSHLRKAGTQIENIEEDFRDGLKLMLLLEVISGERLAKPERGKMRVHKISNVNKALDFIASKGVKLVSIGAEEIVDGNAKMTLGMIWTIILRFAIQDISVEETSAKEGLLLWCQRKTAPYKNVNIQNFHISWKDGLGFCALIHRHRPELIDYGKLRKDDPMTNLNTAFDVAEKYLDIPKMLDAEDIISTLRPDEKAIMTYVSCYYHAFSGKQKAETAANRICKVLAVNQENEQLMEDYEKLASDLLEWIRRTIPWLENRAPENTMQAMQQKLEDFRDYRRLHKPPKVQEKCQLEINFNTLQTKLRLSNRPAFMPSEGRMVSDINNAWGGLEQAEKGYEEWLLNEIRRLERLDHLAEKFRQKATIHEAWTEGKEDMLQQKDYETASLSEIKALLKKHEAFESDLAAHQDRVEQIAAIAQELNELDYYDSPSVNARCQRICDQWDSLGSLTQKRSEALQRTEKLLETIDQLYLEFAKRAAPFNNWMEGAMEDLQDTFIVHTIEEIQGLSTAHDQFKATLPEADKERQAILGIHNEVSKIVQTYHVNMAGTNPYTTINPQEINTKWDKVRQLVPQRDQALIEEHTRQQNNERLRKQFANQANVIGPWIQTKMEEIGRISIEMHGTLEDQLNHLRQYEKSIINYKPKIDQLEGDHQLIQEALIFDNKHTNYTMEHIRVGWEQLLTTIARTINEIENQILTRDAKGISQDQMNEFRASFNHFDRKRTGIMDAEDFRTCLISMGYNLGEAEFARIMSIVDPNRLGVITFQAFIDFMSRETADTDTADQVMASFKVLAGDKNYILADELRRELPPDQAEYCIARMAPYTGPDAVPGALDYMSFSTALYGESDL